One genomic segment of Drosophila melanogaster chromosome 3R includes these proteins:
- the Nuak gene encoding nuak family kinase, isoform O (unusual splice), with product MVISKPDGTAPNGAAGGAEAAAPTGLDATGNSLAHPSGIPQDQIDNIMSGIANTGNVKMNNHRKKLRQRFDIIKKLGQGTYGKVQLGINKETGQEVAIKTIKKCKIEAEADLVRIRREVQIMSSVHHPNIIHIYEVFENREKMVLVMEFAAGGELYDYLSERKVLTEEEARRIFRQVATAVYYCHKHKICHRDLKLENILLDEKGNAKIADFGLSNVFDDQRLLGTFCGSPLYASPEIVEGTPYQGPEVDCWSLGVLLYTLVYGSMPFDGSNFKRLVKQISQGDYYEPRKPSRASTLIRDMLTVCPRKRASIEQICSHWWVNENDNVSCLDLAEDLANQTPVRLDVLLSLTPATITADQLVVPSAEGAAAAKAAANERVPRSHSVGSIRDMGPPNTEAERRILDMVAAGGEAALMPSPTRTITPAQSPVQTKRKLQPTVSTENAAGTTAKKKEKPANSSFVISKDGAPLTEAPPTIIEPQATLMEAETIANIPEEVPVPSYSQKDMQAVGDICDLLMGTATTPAPAPPAPTPVARQPTRGKLDAVVETPEEKDATKVIKKFVNKHKTADLVNAINESASKAAAPVSAVAPPPFVRKCSLQDESTLNKFNAERRKSRILETAEKFQPPPPVAAAPPEKPKKLSIPGVSVGSFKKEFEKKATNPPAAEGPTPGELRAQEQVAAAAAAAQEAETLSTPPPSPVVAQSLEGSDSKNSVASISLDEARRSMENSIALLLQAQNESSKEVDQLCAQTETIGVSEPATQQERERKLKNARAIIGNAIQPVIRRPTPFYGIGNGFGNGMGGAVGASGATVNNAPKRAQSGSSFMGYSGATSPGTAATSPPISGPQTAPPVLISPNALAVAKQTIQQRIFGGGLPSPNNQPANRRPATWQPQASYSTASIFQPPQSQSSPFKMLQQQYQQRCQEDQKQSCPFTPPPSPQNAASHAYAAQANSNNYGGNSNSGASGGSSSNSRCNSSNIGNCNTMPYVNYNVNSRTRPFNHNQAQDTLNTNANTSASATCALPVAMWLKSSPGAEGPPTPPGAVKTSTASITLKSATLPRRKINAKAEVQLDIKPRIPEQGAPPQPAMRFSTEMQHPVADLRSAPPREGPIPYSPIKTTLQARATSLEPKEHVITIQRPPTQHAYGRTSSNTTTRSGSLSRQSTVESESEGTTTATNMSQATITSTSQPIKKSPREFIIPIAVEGGGFITPRERSVEPSESSHTTSSRSTFTRLRPSRRIGSLLSEAGFDEGSPFQKMRTTSITRDGVSGGAEEEARFTPHRLRSSRPVKKISQDNDSQSSNEEDDDDDDGFEILTAENLFSTLLQRVRALTNRLNVNSDLTAGFPSHSSRLLTDISRQAQSHSPFWSPGSPFASVLRSQVSYTYSETVEKKKVRLNSSNSSGLGAPWRHSMSRDLGSDMESMFSRTGATLPRVGLTTLTTTTTPTKHVITINQSPFRTANKSHPGHYATATTTAKTVAVAVAGVPKQLTITTTTTTNSNCSSNNANANGRSRPPTIIPAITTTTPQLAKTTSSSTTATITATATEGPRKP from the exons ATGGTGATAAGCAAACCCGATGGAACGGCGCCCAATGGAGCGGCGGGAGGAGCGGAAGCCGCTGCCCCAACTGGCCTTGATGCCACCGGGAACAGTCTGGCGCATCCTTCGGGAATACCGCAGGATCAGATAGACAACATCATGAGCGGCATCGCCAACACGGGCAATGTCAAAATGAACAATCACCGCAAGAAGTTGCGACAAAG ATTTGATATTATTAAGAAACTAGGACAAGGCACTTACGGCAAGGTGCAGTTAGGTATTAATAAGGAAACCGGCCAGGAGGTGGCTATCAAAACCATCAAGAAGTGCAAGATCGAGGCCGAGGCGGATTTGGTGCGCATCCGTCGCGAGGTGCAGATTATGAGCTCAGTGCATCATCCCAACATCATCCACATCTACGAAG TATTTGAGAATCGTGAGAAAATGGTGCTAGTCATGGAATTTGCCGCTGGCGGCGAGCTCTACGACTATCTGTCTGAAAGGAAGGTTCTCACCGAGGAGGAGGCGAGACGCATCTTCCGCCAGGTGGCCACCGCCGTCTACTACTGTCACAAGCACAAGATCTGCCATCGCGATCTCAAGCTGGAGAACATCCTGCTGGACGAGAAGGGCAATGCTAAG ATTGCTGATTTTGGGTTGTCGAATGTGTTTGATGACCAGCGACTGCTGGGCACCTTTTGCGGTTCCCCACTCTATGCCTCGCCGGAAATTGTGGAAGGCACACCATACCAGGGACCCGAGGTGGACTGCTGGTCACTGGGCGTGCTGCTCTACACGCTGGTCTACGGCTCTATGCCCTTCGATGGGTCCAATTTCAAGCGACTGGTGAAGCAGATCAGCCAGGGTGATTACTACGAGCCAAGGAAACCTTCGCGAGCCTCTACTCTCATCCGGGACATGCTGACCGTGTGTCCGAGGAAACGGGCCAGTATCGAGCAAATCTGCTCGCACTGGTGGGTCAACGAGAACGATAATGTGTCCTGTCTGGATCTGGCCGAGGATCTGGCCAATCAGACCCCAGTGCGATTGGATGTCCTGCTTTCCCTTACGCCAGCCACAATCACCGCGGATCAGTTGGTGGTGCCATCGGCGGagggagcagctgctgccaaGGCGGCGGCCAATGAACGCGTTCCTCGCTCGCATTCGGTGGGCTCGATCCGGGACATGGGACCGCCGAACACGGAGGCGGAACGTCGCATCCTGGACATGGTGGCCG CTGGAGGAGAAGCCGCCTTGATGCCCTCACCCACCAGGACCATAACCCCCGCCCAGAGTCCGGTGCAGACGAAGAGGAAACTGCAGCCCACTGTTTCTACGGAGAATGCAGCCGGAACTACAGCCAAAAAGAAGGAGAAGCCGGCCAATAGCTCGTTTGTGATCAGCAAGGATGGTGCACCACTGACTGAAGCGCCACCGACCATCATCGAACCGCAAGCTACGCTCATGGAGGCGGAGACGATTGCCAATATACCCGAGGAGGTTCCTGTTCCCAGTTACTCCCAGAAAGACATGCAAGCGGTGGGTGATATTTGCGATCTGCTGATGGGCACCGCCACAACTCCAGCCCCTGCACCACCGGCACCCACACCTGTTGCTCGCCAGCCCACCAGGGGAAAACTGGATGCCGTTGTTGAAACTCCTGAGGAAAAGGATGCCACCAAAGTGATCAAGAAGTTTGTGAACAAGCACAAGACCGCGGATCTGGTAAATGCCATCAATGAAAGTGCCTCCAAGGCCGCAGCGCCGGTGAGCGCAGTGGCCCCTCCACCCTTCGTCCGCAAGTGCAGCTTGCAGGATGAGTCCACACTGAATAAATTCAATGCGGAGCGTCGGAAATCGCGAATCCTAGAAACTGCAGAGAAGTTCCAGCCACCGCCACCAGTTGCTGCAGCACCTCCCGAAAAACCCAAGAAGCTCAGCATACCGGGTGTCAGTGTGGGCAGTTTTAAGAAGGAGTTCGAGAAGAAGGCCACCAATCCACCGGCTGCAGAGGGACCTACGCCCGGTGAATTAAGGGCTCAGGAGCAGgttgcagcagctgcagcggccgCCCAGGAAGCCGAAACCTTAAGCACCCCGCCACCATCGCCAGTGGTGGCCCAATCGCTAGAGGGCAGCGATTCCAAGAACTCTGTGGCCTCTATTTCGCTGGACGAGGCTCGCCGCTCCATGGAGAACTCCATTGCCTTGCTGCTCCAGGCACAAAACGAGTCCAGCAAGGAGGTGGACCAGTTGTGTGCCCAAACGGAGACCATTGGCGTCAGTGAACCGGCTACTCAGCAGGAGCGCGAGCGTAAGTTGAAGAACGCCCGCGCCATAATCGGAAATGCCATACAACCAG TGATACGCAGGCCAACACCGTTTTATGGCATCGGCAACGGCTTTGGCAATGGCATGGGTGGTGCTGTTGGAGCAAGTGGTGCGACAGTGAACAATGCACCCAAACGCGCACAGAGTGGCAGCAGTTTTATGGGCTATTCGGGGGCCACATCACCGGGCACCGCAGCAACATCGCCACCGATTTCTGGACCCCAAACGGCACCGCCAGTGCTAATATCACCGAATGCATTGGCTGTGGCCAAGCAAACGATACAACAACGGATTTTCGGAGGTGGACTGCCCAGTCCCAATAATCAGCCAGCAAATCGAAGGCCAGCCACCTGGCAACCGCAGGCATCCTACAGCACGGCCAGCATTTTTCAGCCGCCACAAAGTCAGAGTAGTCCCTTCAagatgctgcagcagcaatatCAGCAGCGTTGTCAGGAGGACCAGAAGCAAAGTTGCCCATTCACGCCGCCTCCATCGCCACAAAATGCCGCCAGCCACGCCTACGCCGCCCaagccaacagcaacaactatggaggcaacagcaacagcggtgccagcggcggcagcagcagcaacagcagatgcaacagcagcaacatagGCAACTGCAACACGATGCCTTATGTCAATTACAATGTCAATTCGCGCACGAGACCATTTAATCATAATCAAGCTCAAGACACACTCAATACCAATGCCAATACCAGTGCCAGTGCTACATGTGCCTTGCCTGTGGCTATGTGGCTGAAAT CTTCACCGGGTGCAGAAGGACCGCCAACTCCTCCCGGAGCGGTGAAGACATCGACGGCTTCGATTACCCTGAAATCGGCCACCCTGCCGCGTCGCAAGATTAACGCCAAGGCGGAGGTTCAGCTGGACATTAAGCCGCGAATCCCGGAACAAGGAGCCCCACCCCAGCCGGCCATGCGATTCAGCACCGAGATGCAACATCCGGTGGCCGATCTGCGCAGTGCCCCGCCCCGCGAGGGCCCCATCCCCTACAGTCCCATCAAGACAACGCTGCAGGCGAGGGCCACTAGTCTGGAGCCCAAGGAGCACGTCATCACCATCCAGCGACCGCCCACGCAGCATGCCTATGGGCGAACCAGTTCCAACACAACCACGCG TTCCGGCTCGCTGTCACGGCAGTCGACGGTGGAATCCGAGTCTGAGGGGACAACCACGGCCACGAACATGTCGCAGGCCACCATTACGAGCACCTCGCAGCCCATCAAGAAGAGTCCGCGGGAGTTTATCATCCCGATTGCCGTCGAGGGAGGCGGCTTCATTACGCCCCGGGAACGCAGCGTGGAGCCATCGGAATCGAGCCACACCACCAGCAGCCGCTCCACGTTCACCCGCCTGCGTCCTTCCCGTCGCATTGG CTCACTGTTAAGCGAGGCAGGCTTCGATGAGGGCTCGCCATTCCAAAAGATGCGCACCACGTCGATAACCCGGGATGGCGTCAGCGGAGGAGCCGAGGAGGAGGCGCGCTTCACTCCGCACCGACTCAG AAGCTCAAGACCTGTCAAGAAAATTAGTCAAGACAACGATTCGCAAAGCTCCAACGAGGaggacgatgacgacgatgatggcTTCGAGATACTCACGGCGGAGAATCTGTTCTCGACTTTGCTGCAGCGG GTGCGGGCCCTGACGAATCGCCTGAATGTCAACAGTGACCTGACGGCCGGATTCCCCAGCCATTCTAGTCGCCTGCTCACGGACATTTCGCGGCAGGCCCAAAGTCACAGTCCATTCTGGAGCCCGGGCAGTCCCTTTGCCAG TGTGCTTAGATCTCAAGTTAGTTATACCTATAGCGAAACGGTCGAGAAGAAGAAAGT CCGCCtgaacagcagcaacagcagcggacTGGGAGCTCCGTGGCGGCACAGCATGTCCCGGGATCTGGGCAGCGACATGGAATCGATGTTCTCGCGCACGGGGGCCACTCTGCCAAGAG TTGGTTTAACTACTTTAACTACTACTACCACGCCCACAAAGCATGTTATAACCATTAACCAGAGTCCGTTCAGAACCGCCAACAAATCGCATCCGGGCCATTACGCCACGGCCACGACCACGGCCAAAACGGTGGCCGTAGCCGTTGCCGGAGTACCGAAGCAGCTAACAATAACCACTACGaccaccaccaacagcaaTTGCAGCAGTAACAACGCAAACGCCAACGGCAGGAGCAGACCGCCAACAATCATCCCGGCCATAACCACAACCACACCCCAGCTGGCCAAAACCACTAGCAGTAGCACCACCGCCACCATCACCGCCACCGCAACCGAAGGCCCAAGGAAGCCATAA